AAAAATGGACAAACAATCGCATATACAAATACATGAGACAGCCTTTTTTACGTCTTCTTTTAGAGCATTTAATGAAGCGTTAAGTGGCGATGAGTATGCAAAACTATGGCTTAACCCTAAAACAGATGCTTGGATACAAGAGTACTTAACCGAAGTATCTTCAGAAGAAACGTATACACATTGCTTAAGGAACAGGTTTTTTTTAGAGACTATAAAAGATTTAGCAGCATCTAAACAAATAGAGGTGCTTATAAACTTTGGTAGCGGTTTTAGTATGTATCCATTTTTATTAGATGAATCTCTTATACATATAGAAATAGATAAACCTGAGATTGTAAACTATAAGGCTTCTAAAATAGAGGAGTGGCAAAATGAAAAAAAGTTGCCTAAGCGTGATTTGCACTTTGTAGGTGTAGACTTTAGCGAAGATTACAAAACAAAATTACTAGAGCAAATACAACAAATAAAAGGAGATAAACCTTGTTTTATACTTATTGAAGGTGTGCTCTTCTTCTTAGATAAAGCTGAAACAGACGGTTTGTTCAGTTTCTTTAATCTCATACAAACCGATGGTGATTATGTAGGAAGTGCTTCATTTCAAGATGATTTAAAATCATCAACCGCTTTTAAAAGATTGTTGCGCTTTTTAAATAAGAAAGTTTCAAAAACCAGTGAAAGTGATTATCTAACATTGCAGGATTCATATTATAAATCACTGCCAAATTATAACTTAATAGACCATCAGGATTACTTCAGTCTTTCAAAAACCTATAATAATACCATACACTTAAAACCAGATTTGATTTTAAATGAGCACTTTTATGTGCTTAAAAAACAACTACAATCTTAAGTTAGTTAAGATGCTTTTTTAAGTTCTTCTGTTTGTAGTTTTTCTTCTTGAAGCATTTTTTTATACTGCTTTATAGTAAGCGTGCTACCATCGTGGCTCCAACCTGGAGGTCCAAAAGCATACATGAATTTATGTCTCCAGTTTTTAGAGCGCTTCATGTCTTTCCAAATATCTTTGTATTCGTGTGTAAGTATAATAAATGGATTGTAGGAATTAGGTGGCTTTGTAACACCATACTCTATATCAATTGATTCGTCTAGAGGTTTCCAAGTACCAAATAGTTTATCAAAGCAGTTTAGAAAGCCACCATGATTCATATCCATATACTCAATATTTTTAGCGTGGTGTACTTGGTGCATAGTATGTGTGTTAAACACCCATTCTAAAGGACCCAATTTAGGTACATATGTAGAGTGAAGTTGAAATTGCCATAATGCTTCAATACCTAAACATACAATGACCATTTCTGGCGGAAAACCAATAGCTGGCATCCACATATAAAATAAGGGTTTGTAAAAAATAGTAAACCATCCATTTCTTACAGCAGTTCCTAA
This region of Croceibacter atlanticus HTCC2559 genomic DNA includes:
- a CDS encoding class I SAM-dependent methyltransferase, with amino-acid sequence MDKQSHIQIHETAFFTSSFRAFNEALSGDEYAKLWLNPKTDAWIQEYLTEVSSEETYTHCLRNRFFLETIKDLAASKQIEVLINFGSGFSMYPFLLDESLIHIEIDKPEIVNYKASKIEEWQNEKKLPKRDLHFVGVDFSEDYKTKLLEQIQQIKGDKPCFILIEGVLFFLDKAETDGLFSFFNLIQTDGDYVGSASFQDDLKSSTAFKRLLRFLNKKVSKTSESDYLTLQDSYYKSLPNYNLIDHQDYFSLSKTYNNTIHLKPDLILNEHFYVLKKQLQS
- a CDS encoding sterol desaturase family protein, producing MDFTNPLVYGVPCFLAFIALELTYSKTHDNKDLYDWKDLGSSLSLGVGSAILAPLLKTISAIVLFTFVYNVFNPEVNGVRTNIMGYASFGYAWYVWLLCMLADDFSYYWFHRQNHKVRFFWAAHVVHHSSDNFNLGTAVRNGWFTIFYKPLFYMWMPAIGFPPEMVIVCLGIEALWQFQLHSTYVPKLGPLEWVFNTHTMHQVHHAKNIEYMDMNHGGFLNCFDKLFGTWKPLDESIDIEYGVTKPPNSYNPFIILTHEYKDIWKDMKRSKNWRHKFMYAFGPPGWSHDGSTLTIKQYKKMLQEEKLQTEELKKAS